In Rhodococcus rhodochrous, a single genomic region encodes these proteins:
- a CDS encoding GntR family transcriptional regulator, producing MTDVDRGPWTLRTAPTDGGAAPKRTSRERATEILRNRILSGDLSPGDRIDLDAVADEFGTSRTPVREACLALAQEGLVRVAQRSGVSVIGVSPETIIENFALMAALSGVAAQWAAEKITDRQLLRVRELHRETRVAAATGDDIATLNWMFHREINKSCGSARLQAMLGDAGRMIPQRYFELFPERVPCSLDEHDSLISALARGDGAEARRITEEHFAGASQMLSAYIAQAARNSAAAMD from the coding sequence ATGACAGACGTCGACCGCGGCCCCTGGACACTCAGGACAGCACCGACCGATGGTGGCGCCGCGCCGAAACGGACGAGCCGCGAACGCGCCACCGAAATCCTGCGTAATCGAATCCTCTCGGGCGACCTGTCACCCGGCGACCGCATCGACCTCGACGCCGTTGCCGACGAGTTCGGCACGAGCCGCACCCCGGTACGCGAAGCATGCCTCGCTCTCGCCCAGGAAGGGCTGGTGCGCGTCGCTCAGCGCAGCGGCGTCTCCGTCATCGGCGTCTCTCCCGAGACCATCATCGAGAACTTCGCGCTCATGGCGGCACTGTCCGGCGTCGCCGCACAGTGGGCGGCAGAGAAGATCACCGACCGGCAGCTACTGCGCGTGCGAGAACTGCACCGGGAGACTCGTGTTGCCGCCGCCACCGGCGACGACATCGCAACTCTGAACTGGATGTTCCACCGCGAAATCAACAAGTCGTGCGGTTCCGCTCGACTGCAGGCAATGCTCGGCGACGCCGGTCGCATGATCCCGCAACGGTACTTCGAACTGTTTCCCGAACGGGTGCCGTGCAGCCTCGACGAACACGACTCGCTGATCAGCGCTCTCGCACGAGGCGACGGCGCCGAGGCCAGGCGGATCACCGAAGAGCACTTCGCCGGCGCATCGCAGATGCTCAGCGCGTACATCGCGCAGGCAGCTCGTAACAGCGCCGCCGCGATGGATTGA
- a CDS encoding HpcH/HpaI aldolase/citrate lyase family protein, which yields MTTRPIRPRRSTLAVPGSNPKMIDKARGLHVDAVFLDLEDACAPAAKAAGRKNIIEALREGGFGEKIRTVRVNDWTTPWTYRDVIDVVEGAGAQLDCIMLPKVQDAAQVHALDMLLTQIEKSHGLEVGRIGIEVQIETASGLIALDAIAQASPRIETLIFGPADFMASIQMKSLTVGEQPPGYDVGDAYHHILMSILMAARAHGKQAIDGPYLAIKDLDGLGRVAGRAAALGFDGKWVLHPTQVDLINETFSPSQDDYDHAENILDAYAWCTSEAGGSRGAAMLGDEMIDEASRKMALVIAGKGRAAGMKRATVWQPPE from the coding sequence ATGACGACCCGTCCGATCCGACCACGACGCAGCACACTTGCAGTACCCGGATCGAATCCGAAGATGATCGACAAGGCCCGCGGACTGCACGTCGATGCCGTATTCCTCGATCTCGAGGACGCGTGCGCCCCCGCAGCAAAGGCCGCCGGCCGCAAGAACATCATCGAAGCCCTCCGCGAAGGCGGATTCGGCGAGAAGATTCGCACAGTTCGGGTCAACGACTGGACGACCCCGTGGACCTACCGTGACGTCATTGATGTCGTCGAAGGCGCAGGAGCACAACTCGATTGCATCATGCTTCCCAAGGTCCAGGATGCTGCTCAAGTCCACGCCTTGGACATGTTGCTCACTCAGATCGAGAAGTCGCACGGCCTCGAAGTCGGTCGCATCGGAATCGAAGTGCAGATCGAGACCGCTTCGGGCCTGATCGCACTCGATGCGATCGCGCAGGCGAGCCCTCGCATCGAGACCCTCATCTTCGGTCCTGCCGACTTCATGGCCTCGATCCAGATGAAATCTCTCACCGTCGGCGAGCAGCCGCCGGGCTACGACGTGGGTGACGCGTACCACCACATCCTGATGTCCATCCTGATGGCAGCACGGGCCCACGGAAAACAGGCGATCGACGGCCCCTACCTCGCGATAAAAGACCTCGACGGGCTCGGTCGGGTCGCAGGCCGGGCCGCTGCACTCGGTTTCGACGGTAAATGGGTTCTGCACCCGACCCAGGTGGACCTGATCAACGAAACTTTCAGCCCGAGCCAGGACGATTACGATCACGCCGAGAACATCCTCGATGCATACGCATGGTGCACTTCCGAGGCCGGCGGCTCTCGCGGAGCCGCGATGCTGGGAGACGAAATGATCGACGAGGCGTCCCGCAAGATGGCTCTGGTGATCGCGGGTAAAGGACGCGCGGCAGGGATGAAGCGGGCAACGGTATGGCAGCCGCCCGAGTGA